CAGACGCGGGGGACGCGTGTATTTGCTGATGGGGGGCGCAATTCTCAAGGCTTCCTGGGCTGTGCCGGGCAGCAGACCGACCGGTCCCAGCTGTAAGCCGGATTCTGGCTGCTCGGTCTGACTGAGTCCGAACAGATTGTAATCCGGATTGGCAAAGATGACCGGAGCCGTCACGCCTGAGCTGGAACCCTGACGATCAGCCAGCAGTTCCCGTCCGGAGACAACAAAGCGAAATTCGAACTGTTCGACGGCGAAACGGTCTTTCTCCAGGGGGAGAGCCGCCCAGGGAACCAGCCAGAGCGAAGCGTCAGGAGACAGAATGACCTGCTGCACATTGGTTAAATGCGGGAGCAGAGGTTTCAGTGTCTGCTGGAACAGAGCCTGCAGCAGTTTTTGAGTCGCCGCGGTTGCTTGTGATTCCCCGGTCTGCAGGGTTTGAGCGGCCCCTTTCTGAATAGATTGCAACCCCGTCCGTAGAGTGGCTTCGATCTCCGAGGCAGAGCCCAGGTCAATAGTTTGGATGCGCCCTTTTCCAGTGGGGGGAATGATCCAGGCGGCGTAGCGGTGCTTCTCTGCTTGAGCACCTTCTTCGTTGATCGTATAGGGAGTGATGCGCACAAATTCCACCAGCACGGAGTCTGAGGGCAGTTGCGCCCGAATCTGTTGCAGGGTGACCCATTCACTTCGATTGAGTTCCGCATCGGCAAGGCCCAGTTGCTGGATCAGTGTCTGTTCCTGGCGATTCAGCGCCTCCAGTCGAGCCTGTTTCTGTTGTTCGTTGAGATCGGATTTTAATGCCAGGGACGCCAGTTCGCGTCGGATGGCAAACAGGTTTTCCGCAACCGAACGGGCGGCTCCTTTGAATTGTCGTAATAGACGCTCGTGACTGGAGAGGGTTTCCTGAACCAGGGCTTTACGGTTGAGGATTGCTTCCAGGCTTTTTTCCATCAGGTGCTCGTTATCGCGCTGCGACCACATGATGCCCAGGGCCTGTTGATACTGCCAGGCATCATAGCCGGTGAGAAAACGGAGCTGCTCCTTCTGGCTCAAGCCGGGCAGCACTTTGTCGGTGAAGCGTTTTGAGATGCGACGCTGACGGTCGAACGCGTCCGCAGCCTCATTCCAGTTTCCGGAATGGGCTTCCACGACCGCCAGCATGCCCAGAACCTGGGCCAACTCGCGGTCATCCGAATTCTTTCTGTCTGCCGTCTGGCCCAGTTGCTGGTAAATCTTAAGAAGTTCCCGCAAGCTGCGCGCCGCCACTTCCCGGTTGCCATTCCTGTATTCCTGGGAGGCCAGCTGATACTGAAGCATTAACGTCTGGGGATGATGTAATCCCTGGGTGCGTTGGGATGCGGCTAATGCTTCCCGGGTGAGTTGAATCGAAGTCTGATCATCGCCGGTCAGGAGGGCGATGGCGGACGAGGTTTTGATATACAGTGGGTGATCTTTGCTGAACTTGCGCTGCACCAGCGGCATGAGTTCTTTACTCAGTTTGATGGCCTGTTCCCATTCCCCGCTCTGTTGTAACAGCAACATCAACTCGTATTGGACTTCGATGTTGTCGGCACTTTCTCCACGGCCCGCTTTGCGATTCGTGAGGATGATTTCTTCATACAGTTTGCGGGCTCCGGAAACATCTTCCAGTACATACAACACCCCCGCCAGTTGCCGTTTGCCTGAGAGCGTGTCTTTATGTGAGGGACCAAATGCTTTCGTACGCAGCTCAACCGATCGTTCGATCAGTATGCGTGCCTGGGTGATATCCCCCTGGCGTTCATACATGACTCCCAGGTTGGCCAGAACCGTAGTCTTGCCTTCGATATCTTCGGGGAAGTGGCGTTCGCGAAGTTTGCTGACCCGTTCCAGAGTCGTTCGTGCGTCCCGGTATTGTGCGGCCCGGAACTGAATCGCGGAGAGCATTTCCAGGGCGCGCACCGTATCGAGATGGTCTTCCCCTTTCCAGCGTTCCAGTACGGGTAAGGTCTCTTTCAGAATGCGGATGCTTTTCAGGTACTCACCTTTTTTATCCAGTTCAATCCCGTAGTTTGACAAAGCTGCTGCGGTGTCGGGGTGATTCGATCCGTAGACCTGCTGCAGGTTCTGCCAGACTTTCTGCTGGGCCTGATGTCTTTCAGCGGAATAGGTAGTCGATTTAATGTTCTCGATCTGCTTGAGTTGTTGAATTACTTCTTTCAGGAGTTGTTTCTGCTGATCGGTTTGTTTCGAAGTTTGATGATCGGCCAGCGGGATCCAGCCTTTTTCGTTGAACTCGGGATGTTTGACCCAGGTCCATTTTCCCTCGGTTTTGAAGGCCCAGACTGTCTGTCCCGGTTGCAGGGCAGCGATGTTCCGGTTTTCCACCCGGAGGCTGGTGGGTTTTGTGATCTCCACCATTTGTTCGGCTGATGCAGACTGGAGCAGCAGCGTTCCAATCCAAAGCCCGAAGATTAGTCTCGAGAGCAATTTCATTCGATCACCTGACTTCAATCTGGTGTAAACAGAAATGTCTGGGAAAACTGTGAACGCGATCAATGTATAACAACTGACCCGCAGGCTTAGTCGTTACCTGGTTTCGATACTGATTGTTTTCTTAATCAGCTGGCTGGGGTTATTTTTGAGTCGATTCTGGTCGTCTGCGAAATTGTAGAAATCGTGAACGAAGCGATCGTTGACATTCTTTCCCCGCAGCAGAACCCCGGGACTGAATTGTTGGGGGCTGGCAAAGACGGTAATGAATTCGGTACCCAGTTGCGGTTGGATTTTAATCGAACCGGTTTCCGGGAAACGATATACGCTGCCATTTTTTAAGGGCAGCACCTGTTTGGTCAAAGCGACTTTGCGACCTCGGGCGCTGGTGCCTACCAGTTCGATAAACAGATCGACGCCGGTTTGATTTTTGATGTTGATTACCATCTCGTCACCGGGTGAGAACAGATTGCTTTTCTGATTGGTGCTTACTTTCAGGTTGCGGGCCAGTCCTTCGGCTAAATGGTCCGGACGAGTCAGACCATCGACGGCAGCGATGGGAGTGCCGATACCCAGCTGGCGTACGACCCGGTCGTAATAGTCCTCCCAGGTATCGCGGCGGATCACGCCGCCGGTGGATAATCCTGCCAGTCCCAGTTGTGTGAACTGGGGA
The genomic region above belongs to Gimesia chilikensis and contains:
- a CDS encoding CHAT domain-containing protein → MKLLSRLIFGLWIGTLLLQSASAEQMVEITKPTSLRVENRNIAALQPGQTVWAFKTEGKWTWVKHPEFNEKGWIPLADHQTSKQTDQQKQLLKEVIQQLKQIENIKSTTYSAERHQAQQKVWQNLQQVYGSNHPDTAAALSNYGIELDKKGEYLKSIRILKETLPVLERWKGEDHLDTVRALEMLSAIQFRAAQYRDARTTLERVSKLRERHFPEDIEGKTTVLANLGVMYERQGDITQARILIERSVELRTKAFGPSHKDTLSGKRQLAGVLYVLEDVSGARKLYEEIILTNRKAGRGESADNIEVQYELMLLLQQSGEWEQAIKLSKELMPLVQRKFSKDHPLYIKTSSAIALLTGDDQTSIQLTREALAASQRTQGLHHPQTLMLQYQLASQEYRNGNREVAARSLRELLKIYQQLGQTADRKNSDDRELAQVLGMLAVVEAHSGNWNEAADAFDRQRRISKRFTDKVLPGLSQKEQLRFLTGYDAWQYQQALGIMWSQRDNEHLMEKSLEAILNRKALVQETLSSHERLLRQFKGAARSVAENLFAIRRELASLALKSDLNEQQKQARLEALNRQEQTLIQQLGLADAELNRSEWVTLQQIRAQLPSDSVLVEFVRITPYTINEEGAQAEKHRYAAWIIPPTGKGRIQTIDLGSASEIEATLRTGLQSIQKGAAQTLQTGESQATAATQKLLQALFQQTLKPLLPHLTNVQQVILSPDASLWLVPWAALPLEKDRFAVEQFEFRFVVSGRELLADRQGSSSGVTAPVIFANPDYNLFGLSQTEQPESGLQLGPVGLLPGTAQEALRIAPPISKYTRPPRLLTEAQATEAAFKSIRSPEVLVLSTHGFFLPDEAAVSLEQKKALYHAARIYNAANKSYKAKEYQKALVPAQWAFEICNEIQGLNGIATFNSARLSGRILRALKRYEEARPYYEFQLDFRLLNDGSSTNTMYAFKNLASLCGSLKDYQAQTNSYEQAWRMGARVRGPNEKAVHTIRSLLISAAEKSGDYALACEAREDQIKYYKNKYGPEHANTIVADLKMARLLESNQQFTEAEKRFRDNLALRIKVYGAESERTALAHSLLGQFLERRERYQDAATELQRAVEIREKISPDNKKLMFGSYYRLYQVFDKLNDPEQRDHYQKQMDATGLKLKKADSSKKESASTKPSTPEKKETTEQTEPIDPDLAALRTAALNQMSRMVQTYPTNQEGAVNPLLRCGLMLAGCNNRPEALRKQKDDGVLTGLEIISTDLRGTRLVVLSACETGVGEIRSGEGVAGLRQAFQLAGAESVVASLWSIPDQETALLMEEYFSNLAQGMNKSTALRQAQLKRIQARRDRYGAAHPFFWAAFTHTGKNESR